The Streptomyces sp. NBC_01275 genome has a segment encoding these proteins:
- a CDS encoding nuclear transport factor 2 family protein produces MPQPRNQSPSQSPSQPRSQPRAIAPDALPEVITRCLKAHRAHDTAAAVASFADDATVVDDGHTYQGIAAIEGWLDRAASEFTYTVELIDAQQTDATRFVAVQHLEGDFPGGAVDLRYQFTLHGDLVESLVIEP; encoded by the coding sequence ATGCCCCAGCCCCGGAATCAGTCCCCGAGTCAGTCCCCGAGTCAGCCCCGGAGTCAGCCCCGGGCCATCGCCCCCGACGCGCTGCCCGAGGTGATCACCCGCTGTCTGAAGGCGCACCGCGCCCATGACACCGCCGCCGCGGTCGCCTCGTTCGCCGATGACGCCACCGTGGTCGACGACGGACACACGTATCAGGGCATCGCGGCGATCGAGGGCTGGCTGGACCGTGCGGCGAGCGAGTTCACGTACACCGTGGAACTCATCGACGCCCAGCAGACCGACGCGACCCGCTTCGTCGCCGTGCAGCACCTCGAAGGCGACTTCCCCGGCGGCGCCGTCGACCTGCGCTACCAATTCACCCTGCACGGCGACCTCGTCGAAAGCCTCGTCATCGAGCCCTAG
- a CDS encoding phosphate ABC transporter ATP-binding protein gives MLSRVSLTMPAGQVTALIGPSGCGKSTFLRTLNRMHELIPAARFGGEVLFEGEDVYDPSWRLTDARRRIGMVFQKPNPFPAMSIYDNVVAGLRLTGARANRRTKDELVEESLTRAGLWKEVRDRLRQPGGALSGGQQQRLCIARALAVRPRVLLMDEPCSALDPTSTRRVEETIQELAGQVTVVIVTHNMQQAARVSQRCAFFLAEQGTPGGIVESGATERLFGAPKDQRTADYVAGRFG, from the coding sequence GTGCTCAGCCGGGTGTCGTTGACGATGCCCGCGGGCCAGGTCACCGCCCTCATCGGCCCCTCCGGCTGCGGCAAGTCGACGTTCCTGCGCACCCTCAACCGGATGCACGAGCTGATCCCGGCCGCGCGGTTCGGCGGCGAGGTCCTCTTCGAGGGCGAGGACGTCTACGACCCGTCGTGGCGGCTGACGGACGCCCGCCGCCGTATCGGCATGGTCTTCCAGAAGCCGAACCCGTTCCCCGCCATGTCGATCTACGACAACGTGGTCGCGGGCCTGCGCCTGACCGGGGCGCGCGCGAACCGCCGTACGAAGGACGAACTCGTCGAGGAGTCGCTGACCCGCGCCGGCCTGTGGAAGGAGGTCAGGGACCGCCTCCGGCAGCCGGGCGGCGCGCTCTCCGGAGGCCAGCAGCAACGGCTGTGCATCGCGAGGGCGTTGGCGGTCCGGCCCCGGGTCCTGCTGATGGACGAACCGTGCTCGGCCCTGGACCCCACCTCCACCCGCCGCGTGGAGGAGACCATCCAGGAACTGGCCGGCCAGGTGACCGTCGTGATCGTCACCCACAACATGCAGCAGGCCGCCCGCGTCTCCCAGCGGTGCGCCTTCTTCCTGGCCGAACAGGGCACTCCCGGCGGCATCGTCGAGTCCGGCGCCACTGAGCGGCTCTTCGGCGCCCCGAAGGACCAGCGGACGGCGGACTACGTGGCGGGCCGCTTCGGCTGA
- a CDS encoding helix-turn-helix domain-containing protein, with translation MASRVRLEDRECPLSTTVQHVGEWWTLLILHDAFDGYTRFDQFQESLGISSSMLTTRLKTLVADGLLERRPYQTNPVRHEYVLTDLGRSLRPVVVALAAWGNSRLAPEERSMILVDARSGEEVEPAVVDAGTGRRLDDSDAYVFTAGPAASPAMRDRYADRPPAQPKRPAT, from the coding sequence ATGGCGAGTCGCGTCAGGCTGGAGGACCGGGAGTGCCCGCTGTCCACCACGGTGCAGCACGTCGGCGAGTGGTGGACGCTGCTGATCCTCCACGACGCCTTCGACGGCTACACCCGCTTCGACCAGTTCCAGGAGAGCCTGGGCATCTCCTCCAGCATGCTCACCACCCGCCTGAAGACCCTCGTGGCGGACGGCCTGCTGGAGCGCAGGCCGTACCAGACGAACCCCGTACGCCACGAGTACGTGCTGACCGACCTGGGACGCTCGCTGCGCCCGGTCGTCGTGGCCCTGGCCGCGTGGGGCAACTCCCGCCTCGCACCGGAGGAACGCAGCATGATCCTCGTGGACGCGCGCAGCGGCGAGGAGGTCGAACCCGCGGTCGTCGACGCCGGAACCGGCCGCCGCCTCGACGACAGCGACGCGTACGTCTTCACGGCGGGCCCGGCCGCGAGCCCGGCCATGCGCGACCGCTACGCGGACCGGCCGCCCGCTCAGCCGAAGCGGCCCGCCACGTAG
- a CDS encoding Ig-like domain repeat protein, with the protein MRRTRSTAALVAAAVVAGGMALASPAYADPTPAGTFRQLVGVGSDTTQDVLNALAGETVNGKNYGDTAVKSASGARVASYDAIGSATVQTRSGGPSFVRPNGSGAGLKTLSAALTGVNFPTASDPVLTGQVDFARSSSGPSASGNTLTYIPFARDAVGIAVRGSGLDTLTAQQLFDIYKSGGVRTLNGQTLHPVLPQANSGTRKFFLAAIGLTEDKVDTTLPTAQENQANAALTQDGALVPFSVGSWIAQNNHIAPDFSSVAVAAGAHLASVQLPGDTGGVTNPVSTVNGELAPVTHYYENATFGRDVYNVVPSRAIDPTSIFFDKDLYDVFVTSGDHEAATASDAAEEVIADFGFLNESYNGSVNLAKHARVGGLEPSNTSSAPAQPTLKTTVGDASVKLDWTPSGTGTALPVTDYRVTLTGSDGAVVAAKDLPATARSYSFTGLATGAYTATVTANNLVGTGTAATWTGAVKYASTVKATTATTAYGKAPKVAVTVTGSHSVVPGGKVTVKEGSTTLGTGTLSSAGKVTVSLSNHLKVATHSLTVSYGGSAQLNSSSTTVSLKVAKASPAVSTSAPTSVKHTARAKVTVKVTATGTTPTGTVRIYEGSRVIATGTLSGGKVTVTLPKLSKARHTLHASYAGSTTVSAKNGANFVIKST; encoded by the coding sequence ATGCGCAGAACGCGCTCCACGGCGGCCCTGGTCGCCGCCGCAGTGGTGGCCGGCGGCATGGCTCTCGCGAGCCCGGCGTACGCCGACCCCACCCCCGCCGGGACCTTCCGCCAGCTGGTCGGCGTGGGCTCCGACACCACCCAGGACGTGCTCAACGCCCTGGCCGGCGAGACCGTCAACGGCAAGAACTACGGCGACACGGCCGTGAAGTCGGCATCCGGCGCGCGCGTCGCCTCGTACGACGCGATCGGCTCCGCCACCGTCCAGACCCGCTCGGGCGGCCCGTCCTTCGTCCGCCCCAACGGCTCGGGCGCGGGTCTCAAGACGCTCAGCGCGGCGCTGACCGGTGTCAACTTCCCCACCGCGAGCGACCCCGTCCTCACCGGCCAGGTCGACTTCGCCCGCTCCTCCAGCGGCCCGAGCGCCTCCGGCAACACCCTGACCTACATCCCGTTCGCGCGGGACGCGGTCGGCATCGCGGTCCGCGGCTCCGGCCTGGACACGCTGACGGCCCAGCAGCTGTTCGACATCTACAAGTCCGGCGGCGTGCGCACCCTGAACGGCCAGACCCTGCACCCGGTCCTGCCGCAGGCCAACTCCGGCACCCGCAAGTTCTTCCTCGCCGCGATCGGCCTGACGGAGGACAAGGTCGACACCACCCTGCCGACCGCGCAGGAGAACCAGGCCAACGCGGCCCTCACCCAGGACGGCGCACTCGTTCCGTTCTCGGTGGGCAGCTGGATCGCGCAGAACAACCACATCGCCCCCGACTTCAGCTCCGTCGCGGTCGCCGCGGGCGCGCACCTGGCGAGCGTCCAGCTGCCCGGCGACACCGGTGGCGTCACCAACCCGGTCAGCACGGTGAACGGCGAACTCGCCCCGGTCACCCACTACTACGAGAACGCCACCTTCGGCCGCGACGTCTACAACGTCGTGCCGAGCCGGGCGATCGACCCGACCAGCATCTTCTTCGACAAGGACCTCTACGACGTCTTCGTCACCAGCGGCGACCACGAGGCCGCCACGGCCTCCGACGCCGCCGAGGAGGTCATCGCGGACTTCGGCTTCCTGAACGAGTCGTACAACGGCTCGGTGAACCTGGCCAAGCACGCCAGGGTCGGCGGCCTGGAGCCGTCCAACACCTCCAGCGCGCCCGCCCAGCCCACGCTGAAGACCACGGTCGGCGACGCGAGCGTCAAGCTCGACTGGACCCCGAGCGGCACCGGCACGGCCCTGCCCGTCACCGACTACCGCGTCACGCTCACCGGCTCGGACGGCGCCGTCGTCGCCGCCAAGGACCTGCCGGCCACCGCCAGGTCGTACTCCTTCACCGGTCTGGCCACCGGCGCCTACACCGCCACGGTCACCGCGAACAACCTCGTCGGCACCGGTACGGCCGCCACCTGGACCGGTGCGGTCAAGTACGCCAGCACCGTCAAGGCGACGACCGCGACGACCGCGTACGGCAAGGCCCCGAAGGTCGCCGTCACCGTCACCGGCTCGCACTCCGTCGTCCCCGGCGGCAAGGTCACCGTGAAGGAGGGCTCCACCACCCTCGGCACCGGCACCCTGAGCTCCGCGGGCAAGGTCACCGTCAGCCTGTCCAACCACCTCAAGGTCGCCACGCACAGCCTGACCGTCTCCTACGGCGGCAGCGCCCAGCTCAACTCCTCCTCGACGACCGTCTCCCTGAAGGTCGCCAAGGCGTCCCCGGCGGTCTCCACCAGTGCGCCCACCTCGGTGAAGCACACCGCCCGCGCCAAGGTCACCGTCAAGGTCACCGCGACCGGCACCACCCCCACCGGCACGGTCCGCATCTACGAGGGCTCCCGCGTGATCGCCACCGGCACCCTGAGCGGCGGCAAGGTCACCGTCACCCTGCCCAAGCTCAGCAAGGCCCGGCACACCCTGCACGCCTCCTACGCGGGCTCGACGACGGTGAGCGCCAAGAACGGCGCCAACTTCGTCATCAAGTCCACCTGA
- a CDS encoding sortase, with protein MTVAVTLTLPRVPSVTAVRHLARGGLLALAALLLGITAQLLLVSGAQERAAQHAAFDELRGRLALGTAPVAQTDQDGRLLAPGTPVALIAVPRLGMTQVVLEGTDSTVLTDGPGHRRDTPMPGQTGTSVLLGRAAAYGGPFGRLASLAQGDRFTVTTGQGKATYQVSSVRRAGDPAPAPLASGKGRLVLVTATGTRFVPSGVLRVDADLVSAPFRTPAAVIRSGTLPDSEEPLARPSGVPWPLVMWLQALLLASVAAVWTWHRWGRHQTWIVFAPVVAVLGLQVATRTTELLPNLL; from the coding sequence GTGACGGTCGCCGTAACCCTGACGCTCCCCCGCGTCCCCAGCGTCACCGCCGTCCGCCACCTCGCCCGCGGCGGCCTGCTCGCCCTCGCCGCCCTGCTGCTCGGCATCACCGCACAGCTGCTGTTGGTCAGCGGCGCGCAGGAACGGGCCGCACAGCACGCCGCGTTCGACGAGCTGCGGGGCCGACTCGCGCTGGGCACCGCCCCGGTGGCCCAGACCGACCAGGACGGCCGGCTGCTCGCGCCGGGCACGCCGGTCGCGCTGATCGCCGTCCCCAGGCTGGGGATGACGCAGGTGGTCCTCGAGGGCACCGACTCCACCGTGCTGACCGACGGCCCCGGCCACCGCCGGGACACCCCGATGCCCGGCCAGACCGGCACCAGCGTGCTGCTGGGCCGCGCCGCCGCCTACGGCGGCCCCTTCGGACGCCTCGCCTCCCTAGCGCAGGGCGACCGGTTCACCGTGACGACCGGCCAGGGCAAGGCGACGTACCAGGTCAGCAGCGTACGACGGGCCGGTGACCCGGCGCCCGCGCCGCTCGCCTCCGGCAAGGGCCGGCTGGTCCTGGTCACCGCCACCGGCACCCGTTTCGTCCCGTCCGGTGTCCTGCGCGTCGACGCCGACCTGGTCTCCGCGCCGTTCCGGACCCCGGCCGCGGTCATCCGTTCCGGCACGCTGCCCGACTCCGAGGAGCCCCTCGCCCGCCCCTCCGGAGTGCCGTGGCCGCTGGTGATGTGGCTCCAGGCGCTGCTCCTGGCCTCGGTGGCCGCCGTATGGACCTGGCACCGCTGGGGCCGGCACCAGACGTGGATCGTCTTCGCCCCGGTCGTCGCGGTCCTCGGCCTCCAGGTCGCCACCCGCACCACCGAGCTCCTGCCCAACCTGCTGTGA
- a CDS encoding SpoIIE family protein phosphatase — MNARLALLSTVDPGVAESEVFRLALQHAVGELGALGGTIHLRGPMSALRLVSVTGLPPALTRSWEIVDQEGPLAPARALHQGSGVWVPLHSTEPAASVQPAALAGLADPAGRVDPFVPAAQTAAADIAVWPGTGLAALPMFSGDRSIGALTVLTGDRGEPTPQQWDFLRAVIAWTEERMAQAPPPSGPAQPELSSERLRQALKEVSVGSWDWDIRTGDLIWDEAALELYGTRPADFTGKIENWMRIVHPDDLAPTLGAAQQAIRDHTVYEAEYRVRRLDGTYGWTQARGRATYDGQGEPLRMIGVGWESNESRSARDALSRALRHMSDGFLAVDDEWRITFANLEAERTLGLSEEELFGRVLWDLPSARELAGLEIGCRKAAADEQSTSFDVYMPGVGPGRRYHVRLVPGPDGRTLYFTDVTDKRRLEEERRAAERAASDRAARMAELTAALAKATTSRDVVDAFARRVLPPFAAAGLLVQVIEDDRLHYVGATGYPDDFLQRINYRPQTPGDPAWDAIEAGTPLFLSSVREFTAHSPDLADLAELVRLSGKEAWAFLPLTASGQTFGVCVVAFDRPRRLTDEERTLLATISALLAQALERARLYDAEHIRSRELQRSLLPRGLPTVPACEAAARYLPAGQGMDVGGDWYDIIPLSSGQVALVVGDVMGHGLPEAATMGRLRTAVHTLADLELPPDEIMSHLNDIVGGMGEESYVTCLYALYDSTTQVCSIARAGHPPPALVHPDGTVHFPEPAADPPLGAAEPPFETVELAVPEGSLLVLYTDGLVESSKREIDEGMAELSRLLRAAHEEGADADLDGLCDILTAGLLPAEHQAADDAAVLVARLHALTGDRMASWQLAEDPKAAGQARRHVREQLSVWGLDDLAPTTELLASELVGNVVRHAKGPVALRLLHGAELTCEVFDGSLTMPRIRRATDTDEGGRGLQLITALSQRWGTRYTATGKCIWTEQPLLDPDGPQDVPPDPLDLMFLDTPDFDGDLDSLPFDLDDEDR; from the coding sequence ATGAACGCACGGCTGGCCTTGCTCAGCACGGTGGATCCCGGGGTTGCGGAGAGCGAGGTCTTCCGGCTGGCGCTCCAGCACGCGGTGGGAGAGCTGGGTGCGCTGGGGGGAACGATTCACCTGCGTGGCCCCATGTCAGCGTTGCGTCTGGTGTCGGTGACCGGTCTTCCGCCCGCCCTCACCCGGTCCTGGGAGATCGTCGACCAGGAGGGCCCGCTGGCCCCGGCCCGCGCCCTGCACCAGGGCAGCGGCGTATGGGTTCCGCTGCACTCCACCGAGCCCGCCGCCTCCGTACAACCGGCTGCCCTCGCCGGCCTCGCGGATCCCGCCGGTCGCGTCGATCCCTTCGTTCCCGCGGCGCAGACGGCGGCCGCGGACATCGCCGTCTGGCCCGGCACCGGTCTGGCCGCCCTCCCCATGTTCAGCGGGGACCGCAGCATCGGCGCGCTCACGGTGCTGACGGGCGACCGGGGCGAGCCCACCCCGCAGCAGTGGGACTTCCTGCGGGCCGTCATCGCCTGGACCGAGGAGCGGATGGCGCAGGCGCCGCCGCCGTCCGGCCCCGCCCAGCCGGAGCTGAGCAGCGAGCGGCTGCGGCAGGCGCTGAAGGAGGTCAGCGTCGGCTCCTGGGACTGGGACATCCGCACCGGCGACCTGATCTGGGACGAGGCGGCCCTGGAGCTCTACGGCACCCGGCCGGCCGACTTCACCGGCAAGATCGAGAACTGGATGCGGATCGTCCACCCCGACGACCTCGCGCCGACGCTCGGCGCGGCGCAGCAGGCCATCCGCGACCACACGGTGTACGAGGCGGAGTACCGCGTACGCCGGCTGGACGGCACGTACGGCTGGACGCAGGCCCGCGGCCGGGCGACCTACGACGGACAGGGCGAGCCCCTGCGGATGATCGGCGTGGGGTGGGAGAGCAACGAGTCCCGTTCCGCACGGGACGCGCTCAGCCGGGCCCTGCGCCATATGAGCGACGGCTTCCTGGCGGTGGACGACGAGTGGCGGATCACCTTCGCCAACCTGGAAGCGGAACGCACCCTGGGCCTGTCCGAGGAGGAGCTGTTCGGGCGGGTGCTGTGGGACCTGCCCTCCGCACGGGAGCTGGCGGGCCTGGAAATCGGGTGCCGCAAGGCCGCGGCCGACGAGCAGTCCACCAGCTTCGACGTCTATATGCCGGGCGTGGGGCCGGGGCGGCGCTACCACGTGCGGCTGGTCCCGGGCCCCGACGGCCGCACCCTCTACTTCACCGACGTCACCGACAAACGCCGTCTGGAGGAGGAGCGCCGGGCGGCCGAGCGCGCCGCGTCCGACCGGGCGGCCCGGATGGCGGAGCTGACCGCGGCGCTCGCCAAGGCGACGACCTCACGGGACGTGGTGGACGCGTTCGCCCGACGGGTGCTGCCGCCGTTCGCCGCCGCCGGACTCCTGGTGCAGGTCATCGAGGACGACCGGCTCCACTACGTCGGCGCGACCGGCTACCCGGACGATTTCCTCCAGCGCATCAACTACCGGCCCCAGACGCCCGGCGACCCGGCCTGGGACGCGATCGAGGCGGGCACGCCGCTGTTCCTGTCCTCGGTGCGGGAGTTCACCGCGCACTCGCCCGACCTGGCCGACCTGGCCGAACTGGTGCGGCTCAGCGGCAAGGAGGCGTGGGCGTTCCTGCCGCTGACCGCCTCCGGCCAGACCTTCGGGGTGTGCGTCGTCGCCTTCGACCGCCCGCGCCGCCTCACCGACGAGGAGCGCACCCTCCTCGCGACGATCAGCGCCCTCCTCGCCCAGGCCCTGGAACGCGCCAGGCTCTACGACGCCGAGCACATCCGCTCCCGCGAACTCCAGCGCAGTCTCCTCCCCCGGGGCCTGCCCACCGTCCCCGCCTGCGAGGCGGCCGCCCGCTACCTCCCGGCCGGCCAGGGCATGGACGTGGGCGGCGACTGGTACGACATCATCCCGCTCTCCAGCGGCCAGGTCGCCCTCGTCGTGGGCGACGTCATGGGCCACGGCCTGCCCGAGGCGGCCACCATGGGCCGGCTGCGCACCGCCGTCCACACCCTGGCCGACCTCGAACTGCCCCCCGACGAGATCATGAGCCACCTCAACGACATCGTCGGCGGCATGGGCGAGGAGTCGTACGTGACCTGTCTGTACGCGCTCTACGACTCCACCACCCAGGTCTGCTCCATCGCCCGCGCCGGGCATCCGCCGCCGGCGCTGGTGCACCCCGACGGCACCGTGCACTTCCCGGAGCCGGCCGCCGACCCGCCGCTGGGCGCGGCGGAGCCGCCGTTCGAGACGGTCGAGCTGGCGGTGCCCGAGGGCAGCCTGCTCGTGCTCTACACCGACGGCCTCGTCGAGTCGTCGAAACGCGAGATCGACGAGGGCATGGCGGAGCTGTCCCGGCTGTTGCGCGCCGCCCACGAGGAGGGCGCCGACGCGGATCTGGACGGTCTCTGCGACATCCTGACGGCCGGTCTGCTGCCCGCCGAGCACCAGGCGGCCGACGACGCGGCGGTCCTCGTCGCCCGGCTGCACGCCCTGACCGGCGACCGGATGGCCTCCTGGCAGCTCGCCGAGGACCCCAAGGCGGCCGGCCAGGCCCGCCGGCACGTCCGTGAGCAGCTCTCCGTCTGGGGCCTGGACGACCTCGCGCCCACCACGGAGCTCCTGGCCAGCGAGCTGGTCGGCAACGTCGTACGCCACGCCAAGGGCCCGGTCGCCCTGCGCCTTCTGCACGGCGCCGAGCTGACCTGCGAGGTCTTCGACGGCAGCCTCACGATGCCCCGCATCCGCCGCGCCACCGACACCGACGAGGGAGGCCGCGGCCTACAACTGATCACGGCGCTCTCGCAACGCTGGGGAACGCGTTACACGGCGACGGGAAAGTGCATCTGGACCGAACAGCCCCTCCTCGACCCGGACGGCCCGCAGGACGTGCCGCCCGACCCCCTGGACCTGATGTTCCTCGACACCCCGGATTTCGACGGCGACTTGGACTCGCTGCCCTTCGACCTCGACGACGAGGACCGCTAG